The genomic region ACACAGATGCATCTCGCTTGCTCTTGTGGAGCCGGAAGGAGTTGAATACCGAATCGAAGTGCCGGAACAGGACCGTTTTCCTGTCTATTTCATCGAGCCAGTTCGTCTGATCGCTCAACATGGCAACGATGAGACCCTTTGACCTCAGAAGGTCCACCGAGGCGATCATGTCCGGTCTGAGCACGAATCGCTTCAGTATCTCGTTTGTAAGCTCAGCGTCGGTGCCACGGATATTGGTCTTGCTCCTGACCGCGTTCCAGAATAATGCTTCGTCAGCATTACCGATGAGATATTCCGTCTCGTAAATGAGTGCATCAACCGTCTTGAAAAATGCATCGGGA from Nitrospirota bacterium harbors:
- a CDS encoding HAD family phosphatase; the protein is MIQRTAKIEQSMLQAVLFDFGGVIAEEGFWKGLRAIGKENGLDPDAFFKTVDALIYETEYLIGNADEALFWNAVRSKTNIRGTDAELTNEILKRFVLRPDMIASVDLLRSKGLIVAMLSDQTNWLDEIDRKTVLFRHFDSVFNSFRLHKSKRDASVFGDVCTALGVKTGETLFVDDNINHIKRAQGQGLQTIHFVGMDDYDKQIRNFIDIA